The following are from one region of the Methanomassiliicoccales archaeon LGM-DZ1 genome:
- a CDS encoding radical SAM protein, translated as MKDWFGTEDGGGTRLPEFQNRDRWDGVYETVTCRRALSPSGLPGIDYALNPYGGCEHGCVYCYAPEVTHSPWDTWRVVRVRVNIADRLAAELPGLSGTVGIGTVTDPYQGAEARFMLTRRCLEVLSARRFPVHVHTKSDLVLRDTDLLSGMKCIVGVTVTGLDERGSKILEPGAPMPEARLRAIKRLSDAGIRVYALIGPVLDRLEGQEEEFCDAVAAAGAKEAVLDRLNPRTELSARLARMGVSGSPAALGKIRDGLEARGISVSDAFQRSRRSPCYQPGVT; from the coding sequence GTGAAGGATTGGTTCGGGACGGAGGACGGAGGCGGCACCCGCCTGCCGGAGTTCCAGAACAGGGACAGGTGGGACGGCGTCTACGAGACGGTGACCTGCAGGCGCGCCCTCTCGCCCTCCGGGCTCCCCGGGATAGACTACGCGCTCAACCCCTACGGGGGCTGCGAGCACGGCTGCGTCTACTGCTACGCCCCCGAGGTCACCCATTCGCCCTGGGACACCTGGAGGGTGGTCAGGGTGAGGGTCAACATAGCGGACCGCCTGGCCGCCGAGCTCCCGGGGCTCAGCGGAACGGTGGGGATCGGCACGGTCACCGATCCGTACCAGGGGGCGGAGGCGAGGTTCATGCTGACGAGGAGATGCCTCGAGGTCCTGAGCGCCAGGAGGTTCCCTGTCCATGTGCACACCAAATCCGACCTGGTCCTCAGGGACACCGACCTGCTCTCCGGGATGAAGTGCATCGTCGGGGTGACGGTCACCGGACTGGACGAGAGGGGCTCGAAGATCCTCGAACCGGGGGCTCCTATGCCGGAGGCCCGCCTGAGGGCGATAAAAAGGCTCTCCGACGCCGGCATCCGCGTCTATGCGCTCATAGGCCCCGTCCTGGACCGCCTGGAGGGTCAGGAGGAGGAGTTCTGCGATGCAGTGGCCGCCGCCGGGGCGAAGGAGGCGGTGCTGGACCGCCTCAATCCCAGGACTGAGCTCTCCGCCCGCCTGGCCAGGATGGGCGTGTCCGGCTCCCCTGCGGCCCTCGGGAAGATAAGGGACGGGCTGGAGGCCCGCGGCATCTCCGTCAGCGACGCCTTCCAGCGCTCCCGCCGATCCCCGTGTTATCAACCGGGGGTTACATAG
- the thsA gene encoding thermosome subunit alpha, with product MYGNSNQPIIVLKEGTQRRKDKEAQFNNIDAAKAVADSVRSTLGPKGMDKMLVNTIGDVVITNDGVTILKELDVQHPAAKMLVEVAKTQDTECGDGTTTSVVLAGELLKQSEELINANVHPTVITNGYNMAAAEAIKILNEIAIDAKNDKMLKTVADTSLTGKDVGDDSDKDHLANLVVKASKFVADENGRVDTKNIRITKKVGGVIADTYLVQGVVIDKELVHSRMPKIMKNAKIALFNCGLEVKKTEIDAQIQITDPNKMNDFLAEEEAGMKAMADHLKEVGANVVYTSKAMDELVQHYLAKYGIMGYRRLKESDIEAIAKATGANICGAVDELTAKDLGTAEQVEEKKIGEDGMSFITGCKDPKAVTIMVKGGTEHVIEEVERALQDAIRTVGITLEDGKVVAGAGAPEIELGIRLQKYAASVGGREQLAIEKFAKAMEIIPWTLAENAGLDPIDVIIKMKSAHENNKNGAYYGIDLDTGEPTDMKKKNVIEPLRVKTQAVNSATEAANMILRIDDVIAARKAPPAPPQGAGAGMPGAGGMPPGMM from the coding sequence ATGTACGGAAACAGCAACCAGCCTATCATCGTACTGAAAGAAGGAACCCAGAGAAGGAAAGACAAGGAGGCGCAGTTCAACAACATCGACGCCGCCAAAGCAGTGGCCGATTCTGTAAGGTCCACCCTCGGACCCAAGGGAATGGACAAGATGCTCGTCAACACCATCGGGGACGTCGTCATCACCAACGACGGAGTCACCATCCTGAAAGAGCTCGATGTTCAGCACCCCGCTGCCAAGATGCTCGTCGAGGTCGCAAAGACCCAGGACACCGAGTGCGGCGACGGCACCACCACCTCCGTCGTCCTCGCCGGAGAGCTTCTCAAGCAGTCCGAGGAGCTCATCAACGCCAACGTCCACCCCACCGTCATCACCAACGGATACAACATGGCGGCCGCCGAGGCCATCAAGATCCTCAACGAGATCGCCATCGACGCCAAGAATGACAAGATGCTCAAGACCGTCGCGGACACCTCCCTCACCGGGAAGGACGTCGGAGACGACTCCGACAAGGACCACCTCGCGAACCTCGTCGTGAAAGCGTCCAAGTTCGTCGCCGATGAGAACGGCCGCGTCGACACCAAGAACATCCGCATCACCAAGAAGGTCGGAGGAGTCATCGCCGACACCTACCTGGTCCAGGGAGTCGTCATCGACAAGGAGCTCGTCCACTCCAGGATGCCCAAGATCATGAAGAACGCCAAGATCGCGCTCTTCAACTGCGGCCTCGAGGTCAAGAAGACCGAGATCGATGCGCAGATCCAGATCACCGACCCCAACAAGATGAACGACTTCCTCGCCGAGGAAGAGGCCGGCATGAAGGCCATGGCTGACCACCTCAAAGAGGTCGGAGCCAACGTCGTCTACACCTCCAAGGCCATGGACGAGCTCGTGCAGCACTACCTCGCGAAATACGGCATCATGGGCTACAGGAGGCTCAAGGAGTCCGACATCGAGGCCATCGCCAAGGCCACCGGCGCCAACATCTGCGGCGCTGTCGACGAGCTCACCGCCAAGGACCTCGGTACCGCCGAGCAGGTCGAGGAGAAGAAGATCGGCGAGGACGGCATGTCGTTCATCACCGGATGCAAGGACCCCAAGGCCGTCACCATCATGGTGAAGGGCGGGACCGAGCATGTGATCGAAGAGGTCGAGCGCGCCCTGCAGGACGCCATCAGGACCGTCGGCATCACCCTTGAGGACGGAAAGGTCGTCGCCGGAGCCGGCGCGCCCGAGATCGAGCTCGGCATCAGGCTGCAGAAGTACGCCGCCTCCGTCGGCGGAAGGGAGCAGCTCGCCATCGAGAAGTTCGCCAAGGCCATGGAGATCATCCCCTGGACCCTTGCCGAGAACGCCGGTCTCGACCCCATCGACGTCATCATCAAGATGAAGTCGGCCCACGAGAACAACAAGAACGGTGCCTACTACGGCATCGACCTCGACACCGGCGAGCCCACCGACATGAAGAAGAAGAACGTCATCGAGCCCCTCAGGGTCAAGACCCAGGCCGTCAACTCTGCGACCGAGGCCGCCAACATGATCCTCAGGATCGACGATGTCATCGCCGCCAGGAAGGCGCCTCCCGCGCCTCCCCAGGGCGCCGGAGCCGGAATGCCGGGAGCGGGCGGAATGCCCCCCGGCATGATGTGA
- a CDS encoding protein-ADP-ribose hydrolase, whose translation MDQAQRRIYLIKRLLAEAGEGGAAVPEGEDEQKRLLRSLMNIRPPGAADGDFLEVQDEYLRNEIEEAGITDIADLRPVCGDLYLWQGDITRLCCGAIVNAANSGMTGCYVPCHACIDNCIHTYAGVQLRLECARLMSGKPAGEPVGQAEITRAYNLPCRYVIHTVGPMIRGSVSPEDERLLASCYRSCLELADAHSAGSIAFCCISTGVFRFPNRRAAEIAVDTVRAYKEDTGSGIEVIFCVFKGTDLEIYRGLLGAGKR comes from the coding sequence ATGGACCAGGCTCAGAGGAGAATATATCTTATCAAGAGGCTGCTCGCCGAAGCAGGAGAGGGCGGTGCCGCTGTCCCAGAAGGCGAAGATGAGCAGAAGCGCCTGCTCAGGTCGCTGATGAACATCCGCCCCCCGGGGGCCGCGGACGGGGACTTCCTGGAAGTCCAGGACGAGTACCTGCGCAATGAGATAGAGGAAGCCGGCATCACGGACATCGCGGACCTCCGCCCGGTCTGCGGGGACCTTTACCTTTGGCAGGGGGACATCACCCGCCTGTGCTGCGGAGCCATAGTGAACGCCGCCAACAGCGGGATGACCGGCTGCTATGTGCCCTGCCACGCCTGCATCGACAACTGCATCCACACCTATGCCGGCGTGCAGCTGAGGCTGGAGTGCGCCCGGCTGATGTCCGGGAAGCCTGCCGGCGAGCCTGTCGGGCAGGCCGAGATCACAAGGGCGTACAATCTGCCGTGCAGGTACGTCATCCATACGGTCGGGCCTATGATCCGGGGATCGGTCTCCCCCGAGGACGAGCGCCTCCTGGCATCGTGCTACCGCTCATGCCTGGAGCTTGCTGACGCTCATTCGGCCGGGAGCATAGCGTTCTGCTGCATCTCGACCGGCGTGTTCCGCTTCCCCAACAGGAGGGCGGCCGAGATCGCCGTGGACACCGTCAGGGCATACAAGGAAGATACAGGGAGCGGGATCGAGGTGATCTTCTGCGTCTTCAAGGGCACGGACCTGGAGATCTACCGCGGCCTTCTGGGGGCAGGGAAGCGATGA
- a CDS encoding recombinase family protein, with translation MSQAAAAEALNRDGVRTRRGSRWTAYSIGSMVHNPIYAGYMRWNGVLYRHYAGTAVSPADFNELQRLAASRERDPSKKKDRLTVPEDDWGTEEGAASPFGEDGYPRENDYGHDGQGGNSRDQRCDRTDDVPGAFIGITGGFIRRLRGPSDDRGPARVAERRSVGILLSASGTIHAIGTSR, from the coding sequence ATGTCCCAGGCGGCCGCAGCCGAAGCCCTCAACCGCGACGGGGTGCGCACGCGCAGGGGCAGCAGATGGACGGCGTACAGCATCGGGTCGATGGTCCACAATCCGATCTACGCCGGCTACATGAGATGGAACGGGGTGCTCTACAGGCATTACGCCGGAACAGCAGTCAGTCCCGCCGATTTCAACGAGCTCCAGAGGCTGGCGGCGTCGAGGGAGAGGGACCCGTCCAAGAAGAAGGACCGTCTGACGGTCCCCGAAGACGACTGGGGCACGGAAGAAGGGGCGGCCTCACCATTCGGAGAGGACGGATATCCACGTGAAAACGATTATGGCCACGACGGCCAAGGCGGCAACAGCCGAGATCAGCGATGCGACCGAACCGATGATGTTCCCGGAGCTTTTATCGGAATCACCGGCGGGTTTATCCGCCGCCTTCGCGGACCCTCCGACGATCGGGGACCCGCACGCGTTGCAGAACGACGATCCGTCGGGATTCTCCTTTCCGCATCTGGGACAATACATGCTATCGGAACCTCGCGATGA
- the ppk1 gene encoding polyphosphate kinase 1 — translation MPKTAASKPAKEIDLYDRSLYINREISWLEFNRRCLQEAMDPGVPLLERVKFLAICYGNMDEFFMIRMPGLLGAEVDRLINIGPDAYDDEGALIRDINSRAAELIDGYENAWAKLEAPLAKEGISILSISAVDAKQKMWIDDYYSERVHPLLTPLALDISHPFPFISNNSLNIAVKLRKEDGEVLYARVKVPVGILPRFVKVPSGGSTKQFVLLENIIKDNIGALFPGLEVLGAYKFRITRNADVKVTVDEAVDLMSAVENALDSRDIGFPVRMVVEESMPTDLVSVFAKNLKLRDSQVTRASDKGMLFTDLWDIAGLNLPGLKYKPFTGSVPQEIAESASMFDVIRQKDWIIFHPYETFETVIRFLRESADDPNVQSIKICLYRLGKNSEIIRQLMRAKEKGKAVSVLMELRAKFDEVNNIALARELEKIGVHVVYGPVNLKVHSKLLQVVRLEKDHLVRYTHMSSGNYNANTAKQYADISFFTANQEIGEDVGELFNALTGYFGPRKYRHLLVAPLTLKSTLIEMIRNEAENMRAGGKAYIAMKANGLIDSDIIAELYRASMAGVKIDLNIRGLCCLRPGVKGVSDNITVTSIVDRFLEHERIYYFLNGGDPKMYMGSSDMMPRNLIARVEVLFPVLDKEMMILIRDRILKPTLEDNVKSRVLRQDGTYVLRRPKPGQERMRCQEWFLENKGVWHG, via the coding sequence ATGCCGAAGACGGCCGCCTCCAAGCCCGCCAAGGAGATAGACCTCTACGACAGGTCGCTCTACATCAACAGGGAGATCTCCTGGCTCGAGTTCAACAGGAGATGCCTGCAGGAGGCCATGGACCCGGGCGTCCCCCTGCTGGAGCGCGTCAAGTTCCTGGCGATATGCTACGGGAACATGGACGAGTTCTTCATGATCCGCATGCCGGGGCTGCTGGGGGCGGAGGTCGACCGCCTCATCAACATCGGCCCCGACGCCTACGACGATGAGGGCGCGCTCATCCGCGACATCAACTCCCGGGCGGCTGAGCTCATCGACGGATATGAGAACGCCTGGGCCAAGCTCGAGGCCCCGCTGGCGAAGGAGGGCATCAGCATCCTCTCCATCTCCGCCGTCGACGCGAAGCAGAAGATGTGGATCGACGACTACTACTCGGAGAGGGTTCATCCCCTCCTGACCCCCCTCGCCCTCGACATCTCCCATCCGTTCCCGTTCATATCCAACAACTCGCTGAACATCGCCGTCAAGCTCCGCAAGGAGGACGGCGAGGTGCTCTACGCCAGGGTCAAGGTGCCGGTGGGCATCCTCCCCAGGTTCGTCAAGGTGCCCTCCGGCGGGTCGACCAAGCAGTTCGTCCTCCTCGAGAACATCATCAAGGACAACATCGGGGCCCTCTTCCCGGGCCTCGAGGTCCTCGGGGCGTACAAGTTCCGCATCACCAGGAACGCGGACGTCAAGGTCACCGTCGACGAGGCGGTGGACCTGATGAGCGCCGTCGAGAACGCCCTCGATTCCAGGGACATCGGGTTCCCGGTGAGGATGGTCGTCGAGGAGTCCATGCCCACCGACCTCGTGTCCGTGTTCGCCAAGAACCTGAAGCTCAGGGACAGCCAGGTGACCAGGGCATCCGACAAGGGGATGCTGTTCACCGACCTCTGGGACATCGCCGGCCTGAACCTCCCGGGGCTGAAGTACAAGCCGTTCACCGGCTCGGTCCCCCAGGAGATCGCGGAATCCGCCAGCATGTTCGACGTCATCAGGCAGAAGGACTGGATCATCTTCCATCCCTACGAGACGTTCGAGACCGTCATCAGGTTCCTCAGGGAATCCGCCGACGACCCCAACGTGCAGTCGATCAAGATCTGCCTGTACCGCCTGGGGAAGAACTCCGAGATCATCAGGCAGCTGATGCGCGCCAAGGAGAAGGGCAAGGCCGTCTCCGTCCTCATGGAGCTGCGCGCCAAGTTCGACGAGGTCAACAACATCGCCCTGGCCAGGGAGCTCGAGAAGATCGGCGTCCACGTGGTCTACGGGCCGGTCAACCTCAAGGTGCATTCCAAGCTCCTGCAGGTGGTCAGGCTCGAGAAGGACCACCTGGTCCGCTACACCCACATGAGCTCGGGGAACTACAACGCCAACACCGCGAAGCAGTACGCCGACATCTCGTTCTTCACGGCCAACCAGGAGATAGGCGAGGACGTCGGGGAGCTCTTCAACGCCCTGACCGGGTACTTCGGGCCCAGGAAGTACAGGCATCTCCTGGTCGCCCCCCTCACCCTCAAATCGACCCTCATCGAGATGATCAGGAACGAGGCGGAGAACATGAGGGCCGGCGGGAAGGCGTACATCGCCATGAAGGCCAACGGGCTGATCGACAGCGACATCATCGCCGAGCTCTACCGGGCCTCGATGGCCGGCGTGAAGATCGACCTAAACATCCGCGGCCTGTGCTGCCTCCGCCCGGGCGTGAAGGGAGTATCCGACAACATAACGGTGACCAGCATCGTGGACAGGTTCCTGGAGCACGAGAGGATCTACTACTTCCTCAACGGCGGGGACCCCAAGATGTACATGGGCTCCTCCGACATGATGCCCAGGAACCTCATAGCCAGGGTGGAGGTCCTGTTCCCGGTCCTGGACAAGGAGATGATGATCCTCATCCGCGACCGCATCCTGAAGCCGACGCTGGAGGACAACGTCAAGTCCCGCGTCCTCAGGCAGGACGGGACGTACGTCCTGCGCAGGCCGAAGCCCGGGCAGGAGAGGATGAGGTGCCAGGAATGGTTCCTCGAGAACAAGGGGGTCTGGCACGGATAA
- a CDS encoding Nre family DNA repair protein, whose product MGGFFDEMVKEEGAGSVKSGLCVICKGAHMLCGKERCPLMIKFYSRQRSRPITSSKDLAGSSPPGVFIGRYGYPKVAIGPLLPGEFGDTKVMDTPEMWMGKSIDDVVSMRDGLVRGKFTIDAKDQSKWGKDVLTVQELSLTKDPVSVEAKFSERPHGRIVLDDEIQPFGPSAKMESFSKSNGKWERNLEKGYYDTDENAKSAVLEAYYNGTLISEIQKAFSAGTLGVQKNRRFVPTRWSITAVDDIIGKDYLSRTRWYPTIDDYRVYHFEQLDNRWCIIMLPTTWRFELIEAWYPDTAWNPARSSIPSGIGDNDMFGRGVEIIHDSEFFDSRWEYAHIGGCYYASRMAVNELLEREHRTAGAVICREAHPGYVMPVGVWNVRENVRMALKQEPHRFDSLDGALGYLCSVMDIPRRVWIRNSDVLTDFLRQRRIEDYYGKSKTDLGPDRRAVTSG is encoded by the coding sequence ATGGGCGGTTTCTTCGACGAGATGGTGAAGGAGGAGGGCGCAGGCTCCGTGAAGTCCGGCCTCTGCGTCATATGCAAGGGCGCCCACATGCTCTGCGGCAAGGAACGCTGCCCCCTGATGATCAAGTTCTACTCCCGCCAGAGATCGCGCCCCATCACCTCGTCCAAGGACCTGGCCGGGAGCAGCCCCCCGGGCGTCTTCATCGGCCGCTACGGTTATCCGAAGGTGGCCATCGGCCCCCTCCTCCCCGGGGAGTTCGGCGACACCAAGGTCATGGACACCCCTGAGATGTGGATGGGGAAGTCCATCGACGATGTGGTGAGCATGAGGGACGGGCTCGTCAGGGGCAAGTTCACCATCGACGCGAAGGATCAGAGCAAATGGGGGAAGGACGTCCTGACCGTCCAGGAGCTGTCGCTGACCAAGGACCCGGTCTCCGTGGAGGCCAAGTTCTCCGAGCGCCCCCACGGGAGGATCGTCCTCGATGACGAGATCCAGCCCTTCGGCCCGTCGGCGAAGATGGAGAGCTTCAGCAAATCCAACGGGAAATGGGAGCGGAACCTGGAGAAGGGCTACTACGACACCGACGAGAACGCCAAGTCGGCGGTGCTGGAGGCCTATTACAACGGCACCCTCATCTCCGAGATCCAGAAGGCGTTTTCGGCGGGGACGCTGGGGGTCCAGAAGAACCGCCGCTTCGTTCCCACCAGATGGAGCATCACGGCCGTGGACGACATCATCGGGAAGGACTACCTGTCGCGCACGCGCTGGTACCCGACCATCGACGACTACCGGGTCTACCATTTCGAGCAGCTGGATAACAGGTGGTGCATCATCATGCTCCCGACCACCTGGCGCTTCGAGCTGATCGAGGCATGGTACCCGGACACCGCCTGGAACCCGGCCAGGTCGAGCATCCCCTCGGGCATCGGGGACAACGATATGTTCGGCAGGGGCGTCGAGATAATACACGATTCCGAGTTCTTCGACAGCAGGTGGGAGTACGCGCACATCGGCGGATGCTACTACGCTTCGAGGATGGCGGTGAACGAGCTGCTGGAGAGGGAGCACCGCACTGCAGGCGCGGTCATCTGCAGGGAGGCCCATCCCGGTTACGTGATGCCCGTGGGCGTGTGGAACGTGAGGGAGAACGTACGCATGGCCCTGAAGCAGGAGCCGCACCGCTTCGACAGCCTCGACGGCGCCCTGGGATACCTCTGCTCGGTCATGGACATACCCAGGAGGGTGTGGATCAGGAACTCGGATGTGCTCACGGACTTCCTGAGGCAGAGGAGGATCGAGGACTACTACGGGAAGAGCAAGACCGACCTGGGACCTGATCGACGGGCGGTCACTTCCGGGTAA
- a CDS encoding Ppx/GppA phosphatase family protein yields the protein MGTNSVHMLVVRFYDGSLGTTVYQDKETVRMGQSLYAQGAIDAETLEKTRIVIRNFVGVAREYGASEIVAMATCAAREASNRQELVHAIKSEGVDLHVIPGLEEARLIRLGVLGPDSDCRTLCIDVGGGSTEISLGDGKGGVYLDSLSLGAVRLAYGSGIDQSGKVTSRQYDALRRIVDTASYRSVGRVRDMGFDRAVGSSGTIMAIGEMCGSLRGDRDGSYFTYTELSSLMKDVCSRDVGERLKLPKMTANRADIIVGGGAVVEELMFLFGIQKMEVSKNGLREGMRTEYLLEHGQSDFDLRGSSVNGLVSRCGCDRRHADAVRRYSLAIYDQMAEKGIIAGDSRFRELLGYAAELHDVGEFISYERHAAHSFTIIKNSFLPGFDEHELLLMALMARFHHSSVPGPSSKYFAGLEPDEAGPLRECALVLRMADILDRSRDRSVESIEVSPVGASVVMRLMCTRDISMQLWKLKTIRDEFSNVFDRKLRVVDIREPAHRPSPPADGRSGARAPLSDRS from the coding sequence GTGGGCACCAACTCGGTGCACATGCTGGTGGTCCGCTTCTACGACGGCTCCCTGGGGACGACCGTCTACCAGGACAAGGAGACCGTGCGCATGGGCCAGAGCCTGTACGCGCAGGGCGCCATCGACGCCGAGACCCTGGAGAAGACCAGGATCGTCATCAGGAACTTCGTCGGGGTCGCCAGGGAGTACGGGGCGTCCGAGATCGTCGCCATGGCCACCTGCGCGGCCAGGGAGGCGTCCAACCGGCAGGAGCTGGTGCACGCCATCAAGAGCGAGGGCGTGGACCTGCATGTGATCCCCGGCCTGGAGGAGGCGAGGCTCATCCGCCTGGGCGTCCTCGGGCCGGACTCGGACTGCCGGACGCTCTGCATCGATGTGGGCGGCGGGAGCACGGAGATCTCCCTGGGCGACGGGAAAGGGGGCGTGTACCTCGATTCCCTGAGCCTCGGAGCGGTCAGGCTGGCCTACGGCTCCGGCATAGACCAGAGCGGCAAGGTCACCTCCAGGCAGTACGACGCTCTCAGGAGGATCGTGGACACCGCGTCCTATCGCAGCGTCGGGAGGGTCAGGGACATGGGCTTCGACCGGGCCGTCGGCTCTTCCGGGACCATCATGGCCATCGGAGAGATGTGCGGTTCCCTCAGGGGGGACAGGGACGGATCGTACTTCACCTACACCGAGCTGTCGTCCCTGATGAAGGACGTCTGCTCCCGCGACGTCGGGGAGAGGCTGAAGCTCCCCAAGATGACGGCGAACCGCGCCGACATCATCGTGGGCGGCGGGGCCGTCGTCGAGGAGCTGATGTTCCTCTTCGGCATACAGAAGATGGAGGTCTCCAAGAACGGCCTCAGGGAGGGCATGCGCACGGAGTACCTGCTCGAGCACGGGCAGTCGGACTTCGACCTGCGCGGCTCGTCGGTGAACGGCCTCGTCTCCCGCTGCGGATGCGACAGGCGCCATGCCGATGCGGTCAGGAGGTATTCCCTCGCCATCTACGACCAGATGGCGGAGAAGGGGATCATCGCGGGCGATTCCCGCTTCCGCGAGCTCCTGGGATATGCGGCGGAGCTCCATGACGTGGGGGAGTTCATCAGCTACGAGAGGCACGCGGCGCACTCCTTCACGATAATAAAGAACTCCTTCCTGCCGGGGTTCGACGAGCACGAGCTCCTGCTCATGGCGCTCATGGCCAGGTTCCACCACAGCTCCGTCCCGGGCCCCTCGTCGAAGTACTTCGCCGGCCTCGAGCCCGATGAGGCCGGTCCCCTGAGGGAATGCGCCCTGGTCCTGCGCATGGCGGACATCCTGGACAGGAGCAGGGACCGTTCCGTGGAGTCGATCGAGGTCTCCCCGGTGGGAGCGAGCGTCGTGATGCGCCTGATGTGCACCCGCGACATCAGCATGCAGCTGTGGAAGCTCAAGACCATCAGGGACGAGTTCTCCAACGTCTTCGACAGGAAGCTGCGGGTCGTGGACATAAGGGAGCCTGCGCACCGACCTTCCCCGCCGGCGGACGGCCGTTCCGGCGCCCGGGCGCCGCTTTCGGACAGGAGTTAA
- a CDS encoding ISL3 family transposase, whose protein sequence is MTLEQSMKFILGVETDQWKITAIRGGVEDDVKVTHIDMDFIGDPGICPECGCRRSIHDARVRVWRHANLDDTVCYIHAAIPRCMCPKCGKITQADIPWADQRVSYTKRFMEAAIEHMAQMSLAAASRLLKVSWKVLDDIVGAVVDRHLDSMDLSGLRRIRVDETAAKKHHKYITAVTDADTGDIVFITKGKDSDTIREFAVWLCEHDGDPRAIELIATDFGDAFIAGAKEYLPNAEPVYDPFHLVQIANRHLDRDRASTQINGQRRKSVRYALLKNPENLRPDEMHELMDITKDNELVGTSYQMKESLRQVFDYSYEQIDLARAHLVRWAQWAAEEGSAGFRALAKTVKKHLEGILKAIETGINNGYQESLNGRVQLSKGLARGYGKEMRLGRIVFFRDSCRSL, encoded by the coding sequence ATGACATTGGAGCAGTCGATGAAATTCATCCTCGGGGTGGAGACCGATCAGTGGAAAATAACGGCGATCCGGGGAGGAGTGGAGGATGACGTGAAGGTCACCCACATCGACATGGATTTCATCGGAGACCCCGGAATATGTCCGGAGTGCGGATGCAGACGTTCGATCCACGACGCCAGGGTCAGGGTATGGAGACATGCCAATCTGGACGATACCGTCTGCTACATCCATGCCGCGATACCGCGCTGCATGTGTCCCAAGTGCGGGAAGATAACCCAGGCGGACATACCCTGGGCGGATCAGCGCGTGAGCTATACGAAGAGGTTCATGGAGGCGGCCATCGAACATATGGCACAGATGTCGCTTGCAGCGGCATCGAGGCTTCTCAAGGTGTCCTGGAAGGTGCTGGACGATATAGTCGGGGCCGTTGTCGACCGCCATCTCGATTCCATGGACCTGTCCGGACTGAGGCGCATCCGTGTGGATGAGACGGCGGCGAAGAAGCACCATAAGTACATCACGGCAGTGACCGACGCCGATACCGGGGATATCGTGTTCATAACCAAGGGGAAGGATTCCGATACCATCAGGGAATTCGCTGTCTGGCTCTGTGAACATGACGGCGACCCGCGGGCCATCGAACTGATCGCCACGGACTTCGGCGATGCGTTCATCGCCGGCGCCAAAGAATATCTCCCCAACGCCGAGCCGGTCTACGACCCGTTCCATCTGGTCCAGATCGCCAACAGGCATCTGGACCGCGACCGCGCATCGACGCAGATCAACGGCCAGAGGAGGAAATCCGTCCGTTACGCGCTGCTGAAGAACCCCGAGAACCTCCGTCCGGATGAGATGCATGAGCTCATGGACATAACCAAGGACAACGAGCTTGTAGGTACATCCTATCAGATGAAGGAGTCCCTCAGGCAGGTGTTCGACTACTCATACGAGCAGATCGATCTGGCACGTGCCCATCTGGTCAGATGGGCGCAGTGGGCCGCAGAGGAAGGATCCGCGGGTTTCAGAGCATTGGCCAAGACCGTGAAGAAGCATCTCGAAGGGATATTGAAGGCCATAGAGACCGGCATCAACAACGGCTACCAGGAATCCCTCAACGGCAGGGTGCAGCTGTCCAAGGGATTGGCGAGAGGTTACGGGAAGGAGATGCGTCTCGGAAGGATAGTGTTCTTCCGCGACAGCTGCAGGTCGTTATGA